Genomic DNA from Candidatus Koribacter versatilis Ellin345:
GGATCGGCAAAGCTTCAGCGCGGCTAACTGGCGTCTACAGCACTCACGGCGACGTGCAAAGCCTGAACATGAACCTGAATGCGCCAAACATGCCGGTGGATGAGCTCGAAGCGTTCTTGCCGGCGATGGGTGTAACACTACCCTCGGGGTCGAAGCTGGAGGGCGGAACACTTTCGGCGGATTTGGCAATCAACGGGCCGCTCGACAAGTTAGTGATCACTGGTCCTGTGAAGCTGAGCAATACGAAGCTGGCCGGATTCAGTGCGACGTCGAAGCTCAGCGCGCTGTCGGCATTTGGCGGCAAAGTTCCGCAAAGTCCGGATACAACGATCCAGAATGCGAGCTTGAATGCGCGGGTGGCTCCGGAAGCGACCAAGTTGGACGCGATTAACGTGGTGGCGCCGTCGTTGGGAACGGTAACGGGTGCGGGCACCATCAGTCCGGCGGGAGCATTGGATTTCAAGATGCAAGCTGATATGAAAGCGACGGGAGCGATTGCACAACAGGCAGGGGTCGGTGGGATGAATGGACCGATTCCGTTCAGCATCCAGGGGACGACTTCGAATCCAACGTTCGTGCCGGACGCGGGCGCGATTGCATCGAGCGTTGCGAAGAGCGCGATCCAGAAGCAACTGGGGGACAAGTCGGGAATTACGAGCTTGTTCGGCAAGAAGAAATCGAAATAGTTGGCGCGGTGTTTCTGAAGGGCCGCTGATGGCAGCCCTTTTCTATTGCGCCAATTTTGCGACCACTCGCGCGTCAGATAGTATGGCCAGTCACGCTGAGGGTGATCAATGTTCCTACGTATATCTGGTTTTGTTCTCTTAAGTGCTCTCGCGCTTTCCGCGCAACAATCCCCGCCGAAGAGTGAAGTACAAGACGTGTTTCCAGAGGCCAAGGCGTTGTATGTGGATCTGCATGAGCACCCTGAACTGTCGTCGCACGAAGAACGTACGGCTTCCGTCCTGGCAGGAAAGCTTCGCGCGCTCGGTTACGAGGTGACGGAGCATGTGGGCGGAACCGGAATTGTAGCGATTTTGAAGAACGGCGCCGGTCCGACGGTAATGTTGCGCACGGAACTTGACGCGTTGCCGGTGCTGGAGCAGACCGGCTTACCGTTTGCGAGTAAGGTTCAAGCGAAAGACGGCGCCGGACACGACGTTCCGGTCATGCATGCTTGCGGACACGATCTGCATATGTCGGCGCTCTTCGGAACAGCGGAGATCATGGCGAAGGCGAAGAACACCTGGCAGGGAACGCTGATGTTGGTCGGACAACCGGCTGAGGAGACAATCAGCGGGGCGAAGCGGATGCTGGCAGATGGGCTATTTACTAGATTCCCTAAGCCAGATGTGGCGGTGGCTCTGCATGACGCGAACGAGTATTCGGCAGGGCAGGTGGGGTATGTGCCGGGTTTCTTCAATGCGTCGGCGGACTCGATTCGGATTACAGTTTACGGACGAGGCGGACACGGCTCACGGCCCGACGTAACGATTGATCCGGTGCTGATCGCAGCGTCGATCACGGTGAGATTGCAATCAATTGTGGCGCGAGAGATCAAGCCGGGCGTTGCGGCAGTGGTAACGGTCGGCTACATCCATGCCGGCACGAAGGGAAACATCATTCCTGACGAGGCAGAGATGGGACTCACGCTACGGGCGCGCGATCCGAAGGTGCGCGCGCATCTTGTGGCTGCGGTGGAACGTGTGGCGAAAGCCGAGGCCGAAGCAGCAGGCGTGGAGACGATGCCCAAGCTCGAGAACTTTGAGTCCACGCCGTCGGTGTACAACGACAAAATGCTCGCAGCACACATCGTTCCGGTGTTGGACGCCGCACTTGGAAAAGGAAACGTCGCGGAGAACGAGCCGATCATGGGTTCAGAAGATTTCGCCGAGTACGTGAACGCGGGCGTGCCGGGATTTTATTTCCAGATAGGGGCATCGGATCCGGAAAAACTGGCGGCCGCGAAGGCGCAGGGCAAGTTGCCCCCTGGTCCGCACTCGTCGAAGTTTGCGCCCGTGCTGGATTCATCGTTGAACGCGGGAATCACGGCAGAGGTGGCAGTGTTGCGGAACCTGCTCCAGGGAACACCGGCGGACGTGAAGAACTTCACGGAGCACAAGTAACCGTTCGGGGACTGCTATCCTGAAGCGGTGAAGGTGAAAGTCATCTATTTTGGGATGCTGCGCGAGATCGCGGGATCGCAGCAGGAACCCATCGAAGTCGCCGAAGGTGCGACCGCGGGAATGTTGTTCGCGCAGGTGCTCGCGAAATATCCGGAGATGGCGCGCTTCGAGAAGTCGCTGGCGATCGCGGTGAACCTCGAATATTCGGCACATTCGCAACCTTTGAAAGAAGGCGATGAAGTAGCGCTGATACCGCCGGTGAGCGGTGGGAATTCGTCGCGCTGCGAAATCGTCCGCGAGCGCATTGCGACGGAAGAAATTGCCCAGGCACTCCGCGTGGGCGAAGACGGCGCGGTGATTGTCTTCGAAGGCGTCGTGCGCAACAACACCCGCGGTCGGCGCACGCTCTATCTCGATTACGAAGCCTACGAGGCCATGGCGCTAAAGGAAATGGAAGCGCTCTGCGAGCAGGCTCTGCGCGATTACAAGATCCGCGATATTCGGATTGTTCATAGAATCGGGCGGATCGAGATCGGCGAGACGAGCGTGGTGATCGTGGTGGCGTCTGCACATCGCGGGGCGGCCTTCGATGCCTGTCGGTTCACGATTGATACGCTGAAGAAGAAAGTCCCGATCTGGAAGAAAGAGTATTTCGAGGATGGTGCCGTTTGGGCGGATGGCGAGCCGTTTCCGCCGGAGGTCCCTAGGGACTGAATGCTCGCGAATCCTGCGCTGGAGCGTCTTACTAAGAACCCGATGCCTCGTATCGCCTTGTTCATCCTGGCTTGCGCCGTGTTTGTGTCTGCCCAGGAGAATCCTTCGCAGCCGCCCCAGCAGCCGCCAGCCGGAAAGCCCATTCCTAACCATACTGTCCCCAAGCCGCCGAACGCCGGGCAGAAATCCACCGACGACCAGCCTTCCACGACCTTCAAGGTCAGCGTAAAGCTCGTCAACGTGTACACCACGGTGGTAGACCAGCACGGTGCGCCAGTAGGGAACTTGACCAAAGACGACTTCAGCATCACCGAGGATGGCAATCCGGAGAAGATTGCGCTTTTTCAGAGGGAATCGGAGCTTCCTCTATCTATTGTAATTGCAATTGATGCGAGCGGAAGTACAAAGAAAGACTTGAAGTTAGAGACGGACTCCGCGAAGCGCTTCGCGCGCGACATTTTGCGGCCCCAGGACCGGCTGAGCGTGTATGCCTTCAGCGAGACCGTGGAAGAGATCGTGCCGTTTACTTCGGACTTGCGCCGGATCGACCGCGGAATCTCGGAGATTATCGCTGGTTCCGCCACCGCGATGTACGACACCATCTTTCTGGCGTCGAAAGCGTTGATGAAGCACGATGGACGGAAGGTGATGGTGCTCATCACCGACGGCGGCGACACCTTCAGCAGCACCAGTTACGAGCAGGCGGCGCGCGCGGCTACGCAAAGCGAGACATTGTTGTACAGCATTATCGTTGTGCCGGTGGCAAACAGCGCCGGGCGCGATACGGGCGGGGAACACGCGCTGATCCAGATCTCGCAGGACACCGGCGGGAAGCACTACTACGCGACCGATATGGGCTCACTCGACGTTGCGTTTAAGCAAATATCCGACGAGTTGCGGACGCAATATTTGATTGGATATTACCCATCGCGGCGTCTGGCATCGTCGGACTTTCGACGGATTGATTTACAGCTTGCGCCGGGAGTTGCAAACCGGAACCTGCTGCAAGTGCGGCACCGTGTGGGCTATTACACGAGCCCGTTGGAATAACTCTCGCTACACAATTCCGAAGCCAACCCGGCGAACATCTCCGAAAAACTGTACGTTTCATCCCAACCCACACGGGGAATCAAGTGTTTAGCCTGTGGGTAGGGTTGGAACGCGACGTGCAATGTAGAGGTGTTGCGCCGGATTCAGAAGCTCAGTCATTCCGCGTCGCTGCAGTGCTGAGCCTTTGAACTGACAATATCGTGCAACGTCTTTTTTTCGGCCGTCTCGTGGATTCTTCGGGGCGGCCATTTTTTATTCCCACTAAACTGCAATAAGATGCGCGCGAGCAACATGGCATAATGGCTCAACTATGCCGTTCCGCAATGCAACGCCTGATCACTCGAAGAAGGGCAAGACGCCACCGCCCGAAGAGACCCACGAAGAAGCCGCCTACCTGAAAATGCTGGGCGAAAAGCAGAAGCCCGTAAAGATCAAGCTGGTGGACGGCGAGATTGTAAAGGGCTGGATTGAGTATTACGACAAGGCGATGGTGCGGCTCACCCGCGAGGGAGCGCCGAACCTCTTTATCTATAAGCACGACATCCGTTACATTTCGGAAGAGCCGGTGAAGAAGGCGCCGCGAGCCGACGGCGCGAAGCCGGAAGCTGTCCGCGCGGAAGAGTAATGGCCGGGCCAACACCCGAATTCCAATTTGTTTCGAAGATCGAGGCGATCGCCCGCGAGGCAGGCGCGCTGCTGCTCGGTTATTTTCATCAGCGAGTGAAGATCGAGTACAAGGGCGATGTTGACCTTGTCACGGTCGCCGATCGTGCCAGCGAGAAGCTGATTGTCGATCGAGTGCGGGCGACGTGGCCCGGTTACGACATCGTGGGCGAAGAGGGAACTCGCGACGAAAGCGGTTCCGACTATCGTTGGTATATCGATCCGCTGGACGGCACCACGAATTTCGCGCACGGCTATCCAGTGTTCTGCGTTTCTATGGGGCTGGAACATCGCGGCGAGATGCTCGCGGGAGTTCTCTACGACCCGACTCGTGATGAACTGTTTGCTGCTGAAAAAGGCAAGGGCGCGTACCTGAATGGGGCGCCGATTCATGTGTCGGCGACGAAGCGGCTCTGCGAGTCGCTATTGGCGACCGGATTCCCGAGCCATAAGCGCCATAAGAACCCGAATATCCACTTTTATCACGAGATCACGCTGCACTCGCATGGCGTGCGGAGAGCGGGATCAGCAGCATTAGATCTTGCGAATGTCGCGTGCGGACGTTATGACGGATTCTGGGAGTTCAACCTCAATCCTTGGGACACCTCGGCAGGAACCCTGCTGGTGACAGAAGCTGGCGGACGTGTCACCCGCTACGACGGATCGACCTGGCGTATGGACAGCAAAGAAACGCTGGCGTCGAATGGCCTCATCCACGACGAGATGATGCGCGCATTTGAAGCAATATTTTCGGGAAAAGAGATGGAGCCGCTGCCTTCGCCGGAAGAGTGGGCGAGGATGCCAAAATAAGCAGCCTCAATGCCTCACTCTTAGCCGTGCAGGATTATGCGGTGGCCGCCAGAGGATTACCGGGGAAGTCCAGGTTGCGTTCCGGGCGGAGTTGCCGCTCGTTCTCAAGCGTGTGGAGTTGCTGCTGGACGAATGCAGGATCGCCCAGCGTCTCAATTGCTCGCATTCTCGCTTCCGTCACGGCCTTGCGGGTCGAACCGATCAGCAGGGCGCACTGGTGGTCGGAGTATCCCTCGAGCACGCAAACCACATAGATAAAGCGGTCGAAGGTCGGCATTTCGAGCAACGCGCGAAGGAGCGGCGCGCCAGTGGCAAACTCGGCTACCACAGCGTTCGACACATTGTGATCGGATTTGTGCGACGCTGGCCGTACGGCGCGGATCGCATTCAGGATCACAGTGCGGCGGGCCCAGGTATCGGCCCAATCTTTGAAAACACGGTTGCCGCCGCGGGCATCCTGCAGGCCCGTAACGAAGCAGGATTCGGCGACCGCATGGTCACCGGTCAGCAGGAGCGCCAACAAATAGAGGCGATCCATGTTGCTTTCGAAGATACGGCAAAAATCAGCGCCAGTGGCGTAAGGTGCGGGTCCAACATAGGTTCGTATATTCACTGATTACCTCTTTTTAACTGTCTGTGAACTGATCGAATCAGCCTGGTGAAAATCGACATCTGTCTGAGAAAGACGGATGAGCCTCCCGAATATTGTTGAAGATCTGAATTCCTTCGACTTTCCCGCGATTACGAGATAAGCGGAGGAACCCTCCGAATTAATAGATAACTTCAGTCTGCCGCCGGTTGCAGGAATTTGCTGACAAAAGTTTTGCTGGCTGCCAGCGGGTTTTTGGCGCGGATCTCAAATTAAGCGCCCTTTAACCATCGGCAGCTAACTTCAGGGCTTTAGGCCAGCGATGATCCCGACGGTCAAGGCCAATCAAGTTTGTCTATTTTGCCGCTTCCGACGACCAGCGAATCAGCCGATGGGACGAACTGCTGACCGCAGGGATTGACGCAAAACGCAAGCGTTTGCTGATAGAGATTCAGATTACGCGCAAAAGGGAGCGGCGGGAGGGTTGGACGAAGGTAGCGATCCAGACCTTGGTAGTAGCAGGTTGTGAGTGAGGTGACTTGGCGTCCCCGACGGGATTCGAACCCGTGTTATCGCCGTGAAAGGGCATTTCAGGCGCGTTTTGCACGGTTTGCATGGGTTCGCCTGAGTGCGAGAAATTCAGTGTTCACGAGCGTTTCGCTGCGATTGCCATCGCGCAAGAGTTTGCAACACTTGGTTCAGCTTTTCGGTTCCATCGTTACCATAGCGTGACCGCGCGGATTGTTTGCGCGCGCCGCTGGATACTTCTGAAACACTGCTAAAACCACTCCTTGGCAATTACGTTCCACCTTGCCGTCCGCAGTCCGTCATCTTTCAGACAGTCTGGTGTACGGTCATCTGTCGGAGAGACCGCTAGATTAATCCTCGCGAGCAAGCGTTCTCTCTGCACCCCGGAAAGCGAATCCCACCAAAGAGGATTCGCAAAGCAATTTTCGAAGTACTCGTAGGTGAATCGAATCAGTGCATCCGGCAGCTCTCGCATAGGGAGGCGATCAAGGCTAGCAACGAGCTTTTCGCACGACCTGGCGCTTTTCGAATCCCACACAAAAGCGATGACACCCCCAGACGACATTGGCAACACTGTGTAGGTCAGGAGGTCAAGACATTCAGCACTAGACAGCGATTGGAGCGCGTTTGCCTGAAAGTCGAACTCCGGAAACATCGCTGCACTGACCGCGAGATCCGGGGTTTTGTCGGTAAATACCAAATAACCAGAAAACCGGTCATGGTCCCTTGCCAAGAGAGCTTTGTCATAATCTGCTATTGCGGACTCCAGATCGCGCAATCCGAGCCTCAACGCTTGCTCCCGGAGGTAGAGGTAACTCTGAACGTTCACCTGGTGCAAGGCGTCGGAGCCCTTGTCCTGCCTGCGTTGAAGGGGAATGGTGCGGATAGCGTATCGCTTCGCGTAGACCTCTTTTGAAAGTGCGCGATAGGCGAGCAGAAACAACTGTTCTTTAGTTGCGGTGAAGGGTTTCGTTTCCAGCGCGCGAAAGAGCTCGGCATCGTGATAAGAGCAAAACCCCGAAAACGTTGACGCCTTTCGTAGACCGATGAGTCCGTACTCCAACCTTCCGTCCTTCATTGCAAGCCCATAAACGTGGCGATCGACGGCGATGGTGCTCAAGGCACCTTCCAGTTGAACCGTGTGCGCGCGAACGATTTTGCCGCTGCATGTGACCGGTGAGGCCAGTGGATGCCCACAGTATTTCGCGTCATTCAGCCTGGACGCTTCTTTGAGAGCACTCCAGGGGGATTCTCGCGGTTGTAGATGCCGTTCGAAATGGCATTTTCCAAATTCGATGCCTGACCGGCACCAGCACGGGTCTGTCTGTTTGGGCGGATCTTCAGGCAGTTCGAGAGTTTCGAGCGGGGTGCCTGGTATTCTTGCCATTTCTTCATCGTACGACTATGCGGGGCACAGACTCTGCGGGCACAGCAGTGATGGATTCACCTACTCGCCTGCCGGAGAAAGTTATCCTTCCCGAGTTCCCGAATCCTCTCAGTCAATTTGTAAACCCCCGTCGATGGATTGCCATCGGGAGCGCCCTTTTGAATCTGAAGTTTCTCCAGTGTACCTGCCCGCCGTACGGCGTCTTCATAACCGGCTCGAAGCAATTCGAAATTCACTAATTTTTGGTATTCGGGCATATGCTCGCGGCACAGGCGACCGATCACGTCGCGGTGCTCGTGCCTGAAAAGATCTTGGAAATGAAGGAGTATCCAAAGCTCGAAGTTTGGATTCGAAAGCGCAACGCGAATTTTGTTGTCCTTTGCTTGCTGCAACGCCTCGGGTAAATGCGGATGTTCGTCAACGTCGAATACACACCAAACCTCATCGAATTTCAGATAAGGATCAGCGCGCCTGCGGCTATGCTTTTCCGCTTGCTTCTTCCGGTCCGCCGCATAATCCACAACACTCTTCGGAACCCCGCGATCGGGAACGATTTCCACCATGACGAGTTGATTTCTATTTTCACGCAAGTAGTCTTTGAAGTAGGAGGGCTCCGTCAGTTTGCCTTCACAGACGATCAGCACCCTACGGCGAGGGTCGAGACGCGGTCCTCCTCTTCGAAGCCCTCCAGCCCTATTCATTGTCTTCTGACGACCCTAAGGGATGAAATTTTGCCGTTCCGAGAAAAGGAATAGCGCCGAATCTTCCTTGCAAATATCCTCGTTCAAGATTTTCGTTCCTCCTGGGCCTGAAGTCGCTCAACGGGTACAAGTGAGTAGCGCCCCGCCTGTCCTTTTCGGTGAACCAAACCTGATCTCGTCTCAACACGTCGTTATCCAAGAGGTTGGTGTCATGCGTATTAAAAACGAGCTGAGCACCCTTGGGGTTTGTTTCAGAATCGTTGAACATCTTGACCAAGTGAAGCGCGAGCAACGGATGTAAGCTTGCATCGAGTTCGTCCACGCAAAGGACACTGCCGTGCTCAAGCGACTTGATCGCTGGGCCGATAATCTTGAGAAGAGCAGATGTTCCTGAGGATTCCTCTGTGATGGGAAAGACGGCCTCGTTCTCGCCAGCACCATGCACCAACATCAATGTGGCTAACTTATCAGGCATCTTGACCGCGGAGGGTAAGAGCTGCTTCACATGGTCGAAGATTTTCTTCGCTTCATCTGGCCACTCCGACTCTTCAACGCGATACCCGGTGACGCCCAAATCCGCCGCAGCGAGCAGTTTCAGCAGCAAGTCTCTGTGTGAATCATCTTTGCATAGGGAGACAACACGATCATTCGGTGACACCGAGCGCCCCCCAAGAACAAAATCCTGTTCGCAGAACCAATCGAAAATCGGGGTAAGTAACACGTGGTTGTTCTGCGCCGCAGCCGATAGAAACAAGCTGTTTCGTCGAGTCAAGCTCTCGATCGTGCGGTTCTCTCCATAGAGACTCCGGCCAAATGTAAATTTCCCGTTCTCGCGCTCATACCACAGCTGCGATTTTCCTTGCGGAAACGCTTGGAGTGACTCGGAAAGAATTTCTTCGTCGTTGAGCGAAAAGCTATAACGAAACCGAGAACCCGAAACTAAGAAGTCAACCTCAAAGGCGGATGCACGCGAACGGAACTCGTCCATTCGAAACGGTGGTCGCTCAATCTGATTGGCCGGCGCCCATAGCCGTTGAGAGTCTCTGACCGAGTCACATACGAACCTCAGGGCCTTCAGCAAGTTGGTTTTTCCTGAAGCGTTCGCGCCATAGATCGCGACAACGGGCAAAAGCGATTGCGAAAAGTCCTCGACGCGAATCAGGGCGTTGGGGAGATCCTTCAACGCTGAGGCTACAAGGGACAATTCCTGTCGATCTCGGATGGATCTGAAATTCTCTACGCTGTATCGAATTAGCATTTGCGGAGTCCTGAAAAGAACACTCACTCTACCATTTAGAGCGGAAATTTGCAGAAAAGGAACAAAAAAAACATATTAAGTGCTGTGAAAGCGCGAGCAAGATTCCGTTCCGGGCGGTCAGTTATGGGAAATCAGGAGATAGCGCGGGAACGCCCACAACGTTCCCGCACTCAGCCGCCGACAACGAGAAAACGAACTCGCGGCTGCAAACTCAGCACGCTGGACCATTCCCCTGGCCCGCAAGAGCAGGTGTTGCGAAGGTGGCAACAGCTCTCAGCGGGGCGGCGGGTGGGCGGAACTCAGTCGAGTGCCCATCCCTGAAAGTGCGACGGCGGTGGAGAGTCCGCCGCCGTCATGGTGAAGCAGCGGATTAACGCTCATCACCCCTGATAGTCTCGAGAGCGCCCAAGACGCGAAGTTGCTGTTCGGTTGCGGCAATTTCCGCGAGTACCTCGGCTTCGGTCATACGCGGCGCCGCGTTGACTGCGACCTGAACCTGCACCTCGCCCCGGAGTTGCCCGGAGATGCGTGCCAACAATTCCAGCCCTTTTAGCGAACTGTCTATTGCCCGGAGCGCGAGTTTGAGGTTGCCCTCGTATTCGGCTTGAGCGCGAAGCTGGTGTACGCGACGAACAACCGCCCGAACCTCGTCACGTAGAGTCTGCGCGGAAAGTATCTCGGCATTTCGCACTAGGGCGATGATGTGTTGCCGATGCCGATTAACGCATGAGGCCGAAAGCCCAAACTGCTCCGCGATGCTTCGCTCGCTCGTCCCCACGACAAGAGCCCGGTCGATGTGCCGACGCTGCGTATGAACGCAAGCTCTGCAGCGCATCATCGGGCAACATCCTCTGCGACTCCGGAATCCGGAGTCGAGTAAGAGCGCGGCTGCAAAGGTTCTGGGAATACGCGGTCCTGTTCGATGCTGACGCGTTCCGCTGCGATTTCCAGAACTAAATGAGCGCCGACTCGTCGACTAACTAGCGATCCAATCACGCGAACTGTTTTCCCAAGCCGCACTTTCTGCGCGATGCGGGAAGGCAAGAACACCGGACAAGAGCCTGCCCCCACGCCCACCCATGCGATAACGCAGCCATGGCGAAGGCGCCTCAATCCCTTCACGTCTCCACAAAGCTCTACTGAGTTTTTCATTTTCTCCTTCCCAAAAAAGGAGCGGGGAGCGCGCCAGTCCCCCTCCACATTGTGTTAGCCCACCTTGATTAAGGGTCTGACTTGAAACTGCCATTGCCTCCCCCAGCCGCCCGGAACACGAAATTCCGGGGAATTGAGAGACGCGAAAAGAGGCCCGCCCGGAAAGGCCAACTGCTTTGTGATCTCGTCAA
This window encodes:
- a CDS encoding RNA chaperone Hfq; translation: MPFRNATPDHSKKGKTPPPEETHEEAAYLKMLGEKQKPVKIKLVDGEIVKGWIEYYDKAMVRLTREGAPNLFIYKHDIRYISEEPVKKAPRADGAKPEAVRAEE
- the moaD gene encoding molybdopterin converting factor subunit 1; translated protein: MKVIYFGMLREIAGSQQEPIEVAEGATAGMLFAQVLAKYPEMARFEKSLAIAVNLEYSAHSQPLKEGDEVALIPPVSGGNSSRCEIVRERIATEEIAQALRVGEDGAVIVFEGVVRNNTRGRRTLYLDYEAYEAMALKEMEALCEQALRDYKIRDIRIVHRIGRIEIGETSVVIVVASAHRGAAFDACRFTIDTLKKKVPIWKKEYFEDGAVWADGEPFPPEVPRD
- a CDS encoding AAA family ATPase; translation: MKDLPNALIRVEDFSQSLLPVVAIYGANASGKTNLLKALRFVCDSVRDSQRLWAPANQIERPPFRMDEFRSRASAFEVDFLVSGSRFRYSFSLNDEEILSESLQAFPQGKSQLWYERENGKFTFGRSLYGENRTIESLTRRNSLFLSAAAQNNHVLLTPIFDWFCEQDFVLGGRSVSPNDRVVSLCKDDSHRDLLLKLLAAADLGVTGYRVEESEWPDEAKKIFDHVKQLLPSAVKMPDKLATLMLVHGAGENEAVFPITEESSGTSALLKIIGPAIKSLEHGSVLCVDELDASLHPLLALHLVKMFNDSETNPKGAQLVFNTHDTNLLDNDVLRRDQVWFTEKDRRGATHLYPLSDFRPRRNENLERGYLQGRFGAIPFLGTAKFHPLGSSEDNE
- a CDS encoding RloB family protein, whose protein sequence is MLIVCEGKLTEPSYFKDYLRENRNQLVMVEIVPDRGVPKSVVDYAADRKKQAEKHSRRRADPYLKFDEVWCVFDVDEHPHLPEALQQAKDNKIRVALSNPNFELWILLHFQDLFRHEHRDVIGRLCREHMPEYQKLVNFELLRAGYEDAVRRAGTLEKLQIQKGAPDGNPSTGVYKLTERIRELGKDNFLRQASR
- a CDS encoding VWA domain-containing protein, producing the protein MLANPALERLTKNPMPRIALFILACAVFVSAQENPSQPPQQPPAGKPIPNHTVPKPPNAGQKSTDDQPSTTFKVSVKLVNVYTTVVDQHGAPVGNLTKDDFSITEDGNPEKIALFQRESELPLSIVIAIDASGSTKKDLKLETDSAKRFARDILRPQDRLSVYAFSETVEEIVPFTSDLRRIDRGISEIIAGSATAMYDTIFLASKALMKHDGRKVMVLITDGGDTFSSTSYEQAARAATQSETLLYSIIVVPVANSAGRDTGGEHALIQISQDTGGKHYYATDMGSLDVAFKQISDELRTQYLIGYYPSRRLASSDFRRIDLQLAPGVANRNLLQVRHRVGYYTSPLE
- a CDS encoding inositol monophosphatase family protein codes for the protein MAGPTPEFQFVSKIEAIAREAGALLLGYFHQRVKIEYKGDVDLVTVADRASEKLIVDRVRATWPGYDIVGEEGTRDESGSDYRWYIDPLDGTTNFAHGYPVFCVSMGLEHRGEMLAGVLYDPTRDELFAAEKGKGAYLNGAPIHVSATKRLCESLLATGFPSHKRHKNPNIHFYHEITLHSHGVRRAGSAALDLANVACGRYDGFWEFNLNPWDTSAGTLLVTEAGGRVTRYDGSTWRMDSKETLASNGLIHDEMMRAFEAIFSGKEMEPLPSPEEWARMPK
- a CDS encoding amidohydrolase is translated as MFPEAKALYVDLHEHPELSSHEERTASVLAGKLRALGYEVTEHVGGTGIVAILKNGAGPTVMLRTELDALPVLEQTGLPFASKVQAKDGAGHDVPVMHACGHDLHMSALFGTAEIMAKAKNTWQGTLMLVGQPAEETISGAKRMLADGLFTRFPKPDVAVALHDANEYSAGQVGYVPGFFNASADSIRITVYGRGGHGSRPDVTIDPVLIAASITVRLQSIVAREIKPGVAAVVTVGYIHAGTKGNIIPDEAEMGLTLRARDPKVRAHLVAAVERVAKAEAEAAGVETMPKLENFESTPSVYNDKMLAAHIVPVLDAALGKGNVAENEPIMGSEDFAEYVNAGVPGFYFQIGASDPEKLAAAKAQGKLPPGPHSSKFAPVLDSSLNAGITAEVAVLRNLLQGTPADVKNFTEHK